The following are from one region of the Phycisphaeraceae bacterium genome:
- a CDS encoding NAD(P)/FAD-dependent oxidoreductase produces MLRLTEIRLPLDHPPEAIARAAAARLRIPPADLLSCTVFRRAHDARKQHAIKLIYSLDVEVNDEAGVLRRFANDTTVRPTPDIEYKFVARAPANTSVRPLVIGAGPCGLFAALLLAQMGFKPIILERGKVVRERTKDTWGFWRKSLLNTESNVQYGEGGAGTFSDGKLYSQIKDPRHLGRKVLTEFVKAEAPPEILTEAHPHIGTFRLVKMVENMRATIESLGGEYRFESRVVDLDIETNPDGSRQIRGVVLDSGERIASDHVVLAVGHSSRDTFQMLHDRGVHIEAKPFSIGFRIEHPQSLIDAARFGPSAGHPILGAADYKLVHHASNGRDVYSFCMCPGGTVVAATSEEGRVVTNGMSQYSRAERNANSGIVVGITPEVDYPGGPLAGIAFQRKWESAAFVAGGSDYSAPAQRVGDFLEGRPSTTLGSVIPSYKPGVRPTDLTPCVPEYATVAIREALTKFGRQIRGYDMDDAVLTGVETRTSSPVRITRDETFQSLNTRGLFPAGEGAGYAGGILSAGVDGIKVAEAVARSVAEG; encoded by the coding sequence ATGCTCCGACTGACGGAAATCCGGCTCCCGCTCGACCACCCGCCCGAGGCCATCGCCCGGGCCGCCGCCGCGCGCCTGCGCATCCCCCCCGCCGACCTGCTGTCCTGCACCGTCTTCCGGCGCGCGCACGACGCGCGCAAGCAGCACGCGATCAAACTGATCTACTCGCTCGATGTCGAGGTCAACGACGAAGCCGGCGTCCTCCGCCGCTTCGCCAACGACACCACCGTCAGGCCAACCCCCGACATCGAGTACAAGTTCGTCGCCCGCGCGCCCGCGAACACCTCCGTGCGCCCCCTCGTCATCGGCGCCGGTCCCTGCGGCCTGTTCGCCGCCCTCCTCCTCGCCCAGATGGGCTTCAAGCCCATCATCCTCGAACGGGGCAAGGTCGTCCGCGAACGCACCAAAGACACCTGGGGATTCTGGCGCAAATCCCTCCTCAACACCGAATCCAATGTCCAGTACGGCGAGGGCGGCGCCGGCACCTTCTCCGACGGCAAACTCTACAGCCAGATCAAAGACCCGCGACACCTCGGGCGCAAGGTCCTCACCGAGTTCGTCAAGGCCGAAGCGCCGCCCGAAATCCTCACCGAAGCACACCCCCACATCGGCACCTTCCGCCTCGTCAAGATGGTCGAGAACATGCGCGCGACCATCGAATCGCTCGGGGGCGAGTACCGATTCGAGAGCCGCGTCGTCGACCTCGACATCGAAACCAATCCGGACGGCTCGCGCCAGATCCGCGGCGTCGTCCTCGACAGCGGCGAGCGCATCGCCTCCGACCATGTCGTCCTCGCCGTCGGACACAGTTCGCGCGACACCTTCCAGATGCTCCACGACCGCGGCGTACACATCGAGGCCAAGCCCTTCTCCATCGGGTTCCGCATCGAACACCCCCAGTCGCTCATCGACGCCGCCCGGTTCGGCCCCAGCGCCGGGCACCCCATCCTCGGGGCCGCCGACTACAAACTCGTCCACCACGCCAGCAACGGGCGCGATGTGTACAGTTTTTGCATGTGCCCGGGCGGCACCGTCGTCGCCGCGACCTCCGAGGAGGGGCGCGTCGTGACCAACGGCATGAGCCAGTACTCGCGCGCCGAGCGCAACGCCAACTCCGGCATCGTCGTGGGCATCACGCCCGAGGTCGATTACCCGGGAGGCCCCCTCGCCGGCATCGCGTTCCAGCGCAAGTGGGAATCCGCCGCGTTCGTCGCCGGGGGCAGCGACTACTCCGCCCCGGCCCAGCGCGTGGGCGACTTCCTCGAGGGTCGCCCCAGCACAACGCTCGGCAGCGTCATCCCCTCGTACAAGCCGGGCGTCCGCCCCACCGACCTCACCCCCTGCGTCCCCGAGTACGCCACCGTCGCCATCCGCGAAGCCCTCACCAAGTTCGGCCGCCAGATCCGCGGCTACGACATGGACGACGCCGTCCTCACCGGCGTCGAGACCCGGACCTCCTCCCCCGTCCGCATCACGCGCGACGAGACCTTCCAGAGTCTCAACACCCGGGGGCTCTTCCCCGCCGGCGAGGGCGCCGGCTACGCCGGAGGCATCCTCTCGGCGGGCGTGGACGGGATCAAGGTGGCGGAGGCGGTGGCGCGGAGTGTGGCGGAGGGGTGA